The following proteins are encoded in a genomic region of Pseudodesulfovibrio mercurii:
- the rarD gene encoding EamA family transporter RarD: MRPIDPKQTSYGFAAALAAFLGWGLLPVYWKGLITVNPFEILCHRVVWSLVFIAVILTLRRGWGETFSPLKSPRDLLILTASSLMIGCNWLLYIWAVNTDHVLETSLGYYINPLVNVLLGFVFFRERLRPLQTVAIGLAALGVANSVMAHGELPWISLALAVSFGLYGLLRKIASVESLPGLFLETMVLGPFALGYILWLQAHGASALFHQGLSVDLLLLGAGVVTASPLIGFAYGARRLQLTTLGLLQYLSPSIAFLLGVYVYREPFTPSHLLTFALIWAGLIVYTVESVLTMRHQRRLRRPAAPRHAA; the protein is encoded by the coding sequence ATGCGCCCCATCGACCCGAAACAGACATCCTACGGCTTCGCCGCCGCCCTGGCCGCCTTCCTGGGCTGGGGCCTCCTGCCCGTCTACTGGAAGGGCCTGATCACCGTGAACCCCTTCGAGATCCTCTGCCACCGGGTGGTCTGGTCCCTGGTCTTCATCGCGGTCATCCTGACCCTGCGCCGGGGGTGGGGCGAGACCTTCTCCCCGCTCAAGTCGCCGCGCGACCTGCTCATCCTGACGGCCAGCTCGCTCATGATCGGCTGCAACTGGCTGCTGTACATCTGGGCCGTGAACACCGACCACGTGCTCGAGACCAGCCTGGGCTATTACATCAATCCCCTGGTCAACGTCCTGCTCGGCTTCGTCTTCTTCCGCGAGCGGCTGCGCCCGCTCCAGACAGTGGCCATCGGCCTGGCCGCCCTGGGCGTGGCCAACTCGGTCATGGCCCACGGCGAGCTGCCGTGGATCTCCCTGGCCCTGGCCGTGAGCTTCGGCCTGTACGGGCTGCTGCGCAAGATCGCCTCAGTGGAGTCCCTGCCCGGCCTATTCCTCGAGACCATGGTGCTGGGGCCCTTCGCCCTGGGCTACATCCTCTGGCTCCAGGCCCACGGCGCGTCCGCCCTGTTCCACCAGGGGCTCTCCGTGGACCTGCTGCTCCTGGGCGCGGGCGTGGTCACGGCCTCGCCGCTCATCGGCTTCGCCTACGGGGCCCGGCGGCTGCAACTGACCACCCTGGGGCTGCTCCAGTACCTCTCCCCGTCCATCGCCTTCCTGCTCGGCGTGTACGTCTACAGGGAGCCGTTCACCCCGAGCCACCTGCTGACCTTCGCCCTGATCTGGGCAGGGCTGATCGTCTACACCGTGGAATCGGTCCTGACCATGCGCCACCAGCGCCGCCTGCGCCGCCCGGCGGCTCCCCGGCACGCGGCCTGA
- a CDS encoding AMP-binding protein: MSDTADMTLKDLLDRSVERFPDRIALAFVGGEPMTYARFGRNVRELQTVLRGLGIKPEDKVALIGENMPNWAVSYFAVTTMGAVVVPILQEFHPSAVQHILRHSEARMVIASRRYMDKVEGEDESFVEIVMVMDDFSMEDGEGTRTTFREALDNAGGRIEQFAEAALDRVEHLGEAARDKLPETARERMNRFSDTAREKMEKFSDSYKETVERFSDTARRPVEWFSASARRFIDRKTGAPFELTADHVAAILYTSGTTGHSKGVVLTHRNLVQNCISGVGTIEVLATDRFLSVLPMAHTYECTVGLLIPILSGSAVYYLQKPPTPKTLLPAMQQVKPTIMNVVPLIIEKIYRSRIKKKLTGSGVARGLMKIGLTRRKLSQVAGKKLIEAFGGELRCLCIGGAPLAPEVELFLIDAKVPYAKGYGMTETAPLLAGINMQEQRFRVIGPAIPGVELKIDDPDPATGEGEILAKGPNVMREYYKAPKDTEATFTEDGWLRTGDLGKFEDGYLWLKGRLKNVIIGPSGENIYPEEVESVINASDYVLESLVYESAGRLVARVHLNYDVLDEQFDVRKMIESEVRDKVRKILDDLHKEVNAKVSTFARLNRVVEQVEPFEKTPTQKIKRFLYTDQ; the protein is encoded by the coding sequence GTGAGCGATACTGCCGACATGACCTTGAAGGATTTGCTGGATCGTTCCGTGGAACGGTTCCCGGACCGCATCGCCCTGGCCTTCGTGGGCGGCGAGCCCATGACCTATGCCCGGTTCGGCCGGAACGTGCGTGAATTGCAGACCGTGCTGCGCGGGCTGGGCATCAAGCCCGAGGACAAGGTCGCCCTCATCGGCGAGAACATGCCCAACTGGGCCGTCAGCTATTTCGCCGTGACCACCATGGGGGCCGTCGTGGTGCCCATCCTCCAGGAGTTCCACCCCAGCGCGGTGCAGCACATCCTGCGCCACTCCGAGGCGCGCATGGTCATCGCCTCCCGCCGCTACATGGACAAGGTCGAGGGCGAGGACGAGTCCTTTGTCGAGATCGTCATGGTCATGGACGACTTCTCCATGGAGGACGGGGAGGGGACCCGGACCACCTTCCGCGAGGCCCTGGACAATGCGGGAGGGCGCATCGAGCAGTTCGCCGAGGCCGCCCTGGACCGGGTGGAACACCTGGGCGAGGCGGCCCGCGACAAGCTGCCCGAGACGGCCCGTGAGCGCATGAACCGGTTCAGCGACACCGCCCGGGAAAAGATGGAGAAGTTCTCCGATTCCTACAAGGAGACCGTGGAGCGCTTTTCGGACACGGCCCGCAGGCCCGTGGAGTGGTTCAGCGCCTCGGCCCGCCGGTTCATCGACCGGAAGACCGGCGCGCCCTTCGAGCTGACCGCCGATCACGTGGCCGCCATCCTCTACACCTCGGGCACCACCGGCCACTCCAAGGGCGTGGTCCTGACCCACCGCAACCTGGTCCAGAACTGTATTTCCGGGGTCGGGACCATCGAGGTCCTGGCCACCGACCGCTTCCTGTCCGTGCTGCCCATGGCCCACACCTACGAGTGCACCGTGGGCCTGCTCATCCCCATCCTGTCCGGCAGCGCGGTCTACTACCTGCAAAAGCCCCCGACCCCCAAGACCCTGCTGCCCGCCATGCAGCAGGTCAAGCCCACGATCATGAACGTGGTCCCCCTGATCATCGAGAAGATCTACCGCAGCCGGATCAAGAAGAAGCTGACCGGCTCGGGCGTGGCGCGGGGGCTGATGAAGATCGGCCTGACCCGGCGCAAGCTTTCCCAGGTGGCGGGTAAAAAGCTCATCGAGGCCTTCGGCGGCGAACTGCGCTGCCTGTGCATCGGCGGCGCGCCCCTGGCCCCGGAGGTGGAGCTCTTCCTGATCGACGCCAAGGTGCCCTACGCCAAGGGGTACGGCATGACCGAGACCGCGCCGCTCCTGGCCGGGATCAACATGCAGGAGCAGCGCTTCCGGGTCATCGGCCCGGCCATTCCCGGCGTGGAGCTGAAGATCGACGACCCGGACCCGGCCACGGGCGAGGGCGAGATCCTGGCCAAGGGGCCCAACGTCATGCGCGAGTACTACAAGGCCCCCAAGGACACCGAGGCGACCTTTACCGAGGATGGCTGGCTGCGTACGGGCGACCTGGGCAAGTTCGAGGACGGCTACCTGTGGCTCAAGGGGCGGCTCAAGAACGTCATCATCGGGCCCAGCGGGGAGAACATCTACCCCGAAGAGGTGGAGTCGGTCATCAACGCCAGCGACTACGTCCTGGAATCCCTGGTCTACGAATCCGCCGGTCGGCTGGTGGCCCGCGTGCACCTGAACTACGACGTCCTGGACGAGCAGTTCGACGTGCGCAAAATGATCGAGTCCGAGGTGCGCGACAAGGTCCGCAAGATCCTCGACGACCTCCACAAGGAGGTCAACGCCAAGGTCTCCACCTTCGCCCGGCTGAACCGCGTGGTCGAACAGGTCGAACCCTTCGAGAAGACGCCCACCCAGAAGATCAAGCGGTTCCTGTACACCGACCAGTAG
- a CDS encoding AzlD domain-containing protein: MDQKIVFLTIVGMLAVTYIPRMVPLVALASRTLPESVVRWLSYVPAAVLSSMLFPALLLRDGRVDVSLDNYFLWAAVPAFLLAWRTRSFFGTVALGMILVAAGRYFLA; the protein is encoded by the coding sequence ATGGACCAGAAAATAGTCTTCCTGACCATCGTCGGCATGCTCGCCGTGACCTACATCCCGCGCATGGTCCCGCTGGTGGCCCTGGCCTCCCGGACCCTGCCCGAATCCGTGGTCCGCTGGCTGTCCTACGTCCCGGCGGCGGTCCTGTCGTCCATGCTCTTCCCGGCCCTGCTGCTCCGGGACGGCAGGGTGGACGTGTCCCTCGACAACTACTTCCTGTGGGCCGCGGTCCCGGCCTTCCTGCTGGCCTGGCGGACCAGGTCCTTTTTCGGCACCGTGGCCCTGGGCATGATTCTGGTGGCGGCGGGCCGCTACTTCCTCGCATAG
- a CDS encoding PLP-dependent aminotransferase family protein — translation MDTYRYRTVEKNVMTMIDAGALALGDKLPSLRSLSVKLGVSVSTVNQAYLELERKGVIESRPRSGFFVRRESRRLPRTETAPTPMRQPRPVTRIGLIQTVLESVGAADRVALDVIAPGPQRMPLRELGRITAAMVRAEPERAMGYAPIPGDPKLIRQIAYRSMEFGIPAEPDDPLITAGCMEALYLSLRSICRRGDTVLIQSPTYYCFLQLLETLGLRTIEVPSDPERGVAPEELARALKTFDIAACVLAPNFNNPDSSLTPDEAKAEIVAMLAERDIPLVEDDVYTDLHFGPKRPGTYKQFDRKGLVLLCSSFSKTIAPGYRVGWMLPGRYRQKALEIKATTNVSSSAPAQMAIAEYLRQGRLERHLKRLRTDLERQMDTMQLHLGRHFPAGTRVTHPVGGAVLWLELPRSVDGAELFFQARAEGVGIAPGAIFSTQDKFANYIRLSCGCPWTDELEQGVRTLGRLAGSMCAS, via the coding sequence ATGGACACCTACCGCTACCGCACCGTGGAAAAGAACGTCATGACCATGATCGACGCGGGCGCGCTGGCGCTGGGCGACAAGCTGCCCTCCCTGCGCTCCCTGAGCGTCAAGCTCGGCGTGTCCGTGTCCACGGTCAACCAGGCGTACCTCGAACTGGAACGCAAGGGGGTCATCGAGTCCCGGCCCCGGTCCGGGTTCTTCGTGCGCCGGGAGTCCCGGCGGCTGCCGCGCACCGAGACCGCGCCCACGCCCATGAGGCAACCGAGGCCGGTGACGCGCATCGGGCTCATCCAGACCGTGCTCGAATCCGTGGGCGCGGCGGACCGCGTGGCGCTGGACGTCATCGCGCCCGGCCCCCAGCGCATGCCGCTACGCGAGCTGGGGCGGATCACGGCGGCCATGGTCCGGGCCGAGCCCGAGCGGGCCATGGGCTACGCGCCCATCCCCGGCGACCCCAAGCTCATCCGGCAGATCGCCTACCGCTCCATGGAGTTCGGCATCCCGGCCGAGCCCGACGACCCGCTGATCACCGCCGGGTGCATGGAGGCCCTGTACCTCTCCCTGCGCTCCATCTGCCGCCGGGGCGACACCGTGCTCATCCAGTCGCCCACCTACTACTGCTTCCTCCAGCTGCTCGAAACCCTGGGGCTGCGGACCATCGAGGTGCCGTCCGACCCGGAGCGCGGGGTCGCGCCCGAGGAGCTGGCCCGCGCGCTCAAGACCTTCGACATCGCGGCCTGCGTGCTGGCGCCCAACTTCAACAACCCGGACTCAAGCCTGACCCCGGACGAGGCCAAGGCGGAGATCGTGGCCATGCTGGCCGAGCGCGACATCCCCCTGGTGGAGGACGACGTGTACACGGACCTGCACTTCGGCCCGAAGCGGCCCGGCACCTACAAGCAGTTCGACCGGAAGGGGCTGGTCCTGCTCTGCTCCTCCTTTTCCAAGACCATAGCGCCCGGCTACCGGGTGGGCTGGATGCTGCCCGGCCGGTACCGGCAGAAGGCGCTCGAGATCAAGGCCACCACCAACGTGTCCAGCTCGGCCCCGGCCCAGATGGCCATCGCCGAATACCTGCGCCAGGGGCGGCTGGAACGGCACCTGAAGCGGCTGCGCACGGACCTGGAGCGGCAGATGGACACCATGCAGCTCCACCTGGGCCGCCATTTCCCGGCCGGGACCCGCGTGACGCACCCGGTGGGCGGCGCGGTCCTGTGGTTGGAGCTGCCCCGGTCCGTGGACGGGGCGGAGCTGTTCTTCCAGGCCCGGGCCGAGGGCGTGGGCATCGCACCGGGGGCCATATTCTCCACCCAGGACAAGTTCGCCAACTACATCCGGCTGAGCTGCGGCTGCCCGTGGACCGACGAACTGGAACAGGGCGTGCGCACCCTGGGCCGCCTGGCCGGGTCCATGTGCGCGTCCTGA
- a CDS encoding sigma 54-interacting transcriptional regulator yields the protein MPVSSTILVADGDASIRALIKDILEARGYEVETASSPASAAALMARRGPALVLAAHGKDEDGGSLVHEAARLGLVTPVILLISAAIDNPGRLARDCGAMAYVQKPVVRAQLEMLARLGLAENELRSTALVQEARLSTAQAFLRSLLDADEGVTFLLDETASVIECSGPLESLLGRDVGECAGRAYPSLFPESVMNLHEGAIAKARTTGEAARLEEHRGGMVLETRVRPVFRGDILSGFVVSLRDITARRRSEVGLAESEKQYRSVFAGATDAIILVDREAGAVMECNDAAARALGYEPGGMRGVSIRGLVAHPEQVLSAMTHGGDRVSYDYLKRRNGTSFPVELSISHFTNAGREVCILYAQDISRRKIVEEALREGARLYRAVVEDQTELICRYGMDGRLTFVNNAFERFAGLDEDEILGREVFDFLGSMDRRALGEWLEHFDPARPVFDREVRQVRSDGEERWISWTHRAVLDDRNRVVEIQAVGRDETEHKAAESALALATEEKEQYRLNLEATFASIPDAILTVDSDLSIITSNNAAKALFGFDEERSRGHRFEEVVGDESNPCVQVLRQVLATDKPVRGYEIELRTPVMGERMVEINCSPLEDRERHHAGAVLIVRDISHIADLEKQLQQRHGFRSIVGRSGPMQDIYQLLEQLSSLDSIVLILGESGTGKELAAEALHHGGVRAGKPLIKVNCSALSESLLESELFGHVRGAFTGAVRDKVGRIQAAQGGTLFLDEIGDISPMLQLKLLRFLESREYERVGESRTYTADVRIIAATNANLRESVRRGAFREDLYYRLNVMPVTMPPLRDRQADIPLLTDHFLGVFADNFGKHFDGVSEEVMDLLLTYSWPGNVREFKHALEHACILSPGKTIEVKHLRKDLVDQIRGQVREPSVQPEPLVPASFAVHKPGREDVLAALVECGGNKVRAARLLGMHRATLYRKLKGWGLDG from the coding sequence ATGCCGGTGAGCTCGACCATCCTTGTCGCCGACGGCGACGCTTCCATACGCGCCCTGATCAAGGACATCCTCGAAGCCCGGGGATACGAGGTGGAGACCGCCTCCAGCCCGGCCTCCGCGGCCGCGCTCATGGCCCGGCGCGGACCGGCCCTGGTCCTGGCCGCCCACGGCAAGGACGAGGACGGCGGCTCCCTGGTGCACGAGGCCGCCCGGCTCGGCCTGGTCACGCCGGTCATCCTGCTCATCTCCGCGGCCATCGACAACCCCGGACGCCTGGCCAGGGACTGCGGTGCCATGGCCTACGTGCAGAAGCCCGTGGTCCGCGCCCAGCTGGAGATGCTCGCCCGCCTCGGCCTGGCCGAGAACGAGCTGCGCTCCACGGCCCTGGTGCAGGAGGCCCGGCTGTCCACCGCCCAGGCATTCCTGCGCTCCCTGCTCGACGCCGACGAGGGCGTCACCTTTCTGCTGGACGAGACCGCCTCGGTCATCGAGTGCAGCGGCCCGCTGGAGAGCCTGCTCGGCCGGGACGTGGGCGAATGCGCCGGCCGGGCCTATCCGTCGCTCTTCCCGGAGTCCGTGATGAACCTGCACGAGGGGGCCATCGCCAAGGCCCGGACCACCGGCGAGGCGGCCCGGCTCGAGGAGCACCGGGGCGGCATGGTCCTGGAGACCCGGGTGCGGCCCGTGTTCCGGGGCGACATCCTGTCCGGGTTCGTGGTCTCCCTGCGCGACATCACGGCCCGGCGGCGCAGCGAGGTCGGCCTGGCCGAGAGCGAGAAGCAGTACCGCAGCGTGTTCGCCGGGGCCACGGACGCCATCATCCTGGTGGACCGCGAGGCCGGTGCGGTCATGGAGTGCAACGACGCGGCCGCCCGCGCCCTGGGCTATGAGCCGGGCGGGATGCGCGGCGTGTCCATCCGGGGGCTGGTGGCCCACCCGGAGCAGGTCCTGTCGGCCATGACCCACGGCGGGGATCGGGTCTCCTACGACTATCTCAAGCGCCGCAACGGCACCTCCTTCCCGGTGGAGCTGTCCATCAGTCATTTCACCAACGCGGGCCGGGAGGTGTGCATCCTCTACGCCCAGGACATCTCCCGGCGCAAGATCGTGGAGGAGGCCCTGCGCGAGGGCGCGCGGCTGTACCGGGCCGTGGTCGAGGACCAGACCGAGCTCATCTGCCGCTACGGCATGGACGGCCGGCTGACCTTCGTGAACAACGCCTTCGAACGGTTCGCCGGTCTGGACGAGGACGAGATTCTGGGCCGGGAGGTCTTCGACTTTCTGGGCTCCATGGACCGCCGGGCCCTGGGCGAATGGCTGGAACATTTCGATCCCGCGCGGCCCGTGTTCGATCGGGAGGTCCGCCAGGTCCGCTCGGACGGGGAGGAGCGCTGGATCTCCTGGACCCACCGGGCCGTGCTCGACGACCGCAACCGGGTGGTGGAGATCCAGGCCGTGGGCCGCGACGAGACCGAGCACAAGGCCGCCGAGAGCGCCCTGGCCCTGGCCACCGAGGAGAAGGAGCAGTACCGCCTGAACCTGGAGGCCACCTTCGCCTCCATCCCGGACGCCATCCTGACCGTGGACTCCGACCTGTCGATCATCACCTCCAACAACGCGGCCAAGGCCCTGTTCGGGTTCGACGAGGAGCGCTCCAGGGGGCACAGGTTCGAGGAGGTGGTCGGGGACGAGTCCAACCCCTGCGTCCAGGTGCTGCGCCAGGTCCTGGCCACGGACAAGCCCGTGCGCGGCTACGAGATCGAGTTGAGGACCCCGGTCATGGGCGAACGCATGGTCGAGATCAACTGCTCGCCCCTGGAGGACAGGGAACGCCACCATGCGGGCGCGGTGCTCATCGTGCGCGACATCTCCCACATCGCGGACCTGGAGAAGCAGTTGCAGCAGCGCCACGGGTTCCGGAGCATCGTCGGCCGCAGCGGCCCAATGCAGGACATCTACCAGCTCCTGGAACAGCTCTCGTCCCTGGACTCCATCGTGCTCATCCTGGGCGAGTCCGGCACGGGCAAGGAGCTGGCCGCCGAGGCCCTGCACCACGGCGGGGTGCGCGCGGGCAAGCCGCTCATCAAGGTCAACTGCTCGGCCCTGTCCGAGAGCCTGCTGGAGAGCGAGCTGTTCGGTCACGTGCGCGGGGCCTTCACCGGTGCGGTCCGGGACAAGGTCGGACGCATCCAGGCGGCCCAGGGCGGCACCCTGTTCCTGGACGAGATCGGCGACATCTCCCCCATGCTCCAGCTCAAGCTCCTGCGTTTCCTGGAGAGTCGCGAATACGAACGGGTGGGCGAGTCCAGGACCTATACCGCGGACGTGCGCATCATCGCGGCCACCAACGCGAATCTGCGCGAATCCGTGCGCCGGGGGGCCTTCCGCGAGGACCTGTACTACCGGCTCAACGTCATGCCCGTGACCATGCCGCCCCTGCGCGACCGGCAGGCGGACATCCCCCTGCTGACGGACCACTTCCTGGGCGTGTTCGCGGATAATTTCGGCAAGCATTTCGACGGGGTGTCCGAGGAGGTCATGGACCTGCTCCTGACCTATTCCTGGCCGGGCAATGTGCGCGAATTCAAGCACGCCCTGGAACACGCCTGCATCCTGTCGCCGGGCAAGACCATCGAGGTCAAGCACCTGCGCAAGGACCTGGTGGATCAGATCCGGGGCCAGGTCCGCGAACCTTCGGTCCAGCCCGAACCCCTGGTCCCGGCCTCCTTCGCCGTGCACAAGCCGGGCCGGGAGGACGTCCTGGCCGCCCTGGTCGAGTGCGGGGGCAACAAGGTCCGGGCCGCGCGCCTGCTGGGCATGCACCGGGCCACCCTGTACCGCAAGCTCAAGGGGTGGGGCCTGGACGGCTGA
- a CDS encoding peptidylprolyl isomerase: protein MKSLLQSLFVCALLVLTVCPAALAQDLENTLYLDLASGRVVIEMRPDLAPRHVARIKELARMKFYDGIVFHRVIDGFMAQTGDPTGTGRGGSGMTLPAEFSNAPFQRGTVGMARASDPDSADSQFFICFAPAPFLDGQYTVWGQVVSGMEFVDQIKKGTGQNGMVSNPDKIISLRVAADAQ from the coding sequence ATGAAAAGCCTGCTGCAATCCCTCTTTGTCTGCGCCCTGCTCGTCCTGACGGTCTGCCCGGCCGCCCTGGCCCAGGACCTGGAAAACACCCTGTACCTGGATCTGGCCTCCGGCCGGGTGGTCATCGAGATGCGACCGGACCTGGCCCCCAGACACGTGGCCCGAATCAAGGAGCTGGCGCGCATGAAATTCTATGACGGCATCGTCTTCCACCGGGTCATCGACGGGTTCATGGCCCAGACCGGCGACCCCACCGGCACCGGCCGGGGCGGTTCCGGCATGACCCTGCCCGCCGAATTCAGCAACGCCCCGTTCCAGCGCGGCACCGTGGGCATGGCCCGCGCCTCGGACCCGGACAGCGCGGACAGCCAGTTCTTCATATGCTTCGCGCCCGCCCCGTTCCTCGACGGCCAGTACACCGTCTGGGGCCAGGTCGTCTCGGGCATGGAGTTCGTGGACCAGATCAAGAAGGGGACCGGCCAGAACGGCATGGTCAGCAACCCCGACAAGATCATCAGCCTGCGCGTGGCCGCCGACGCGCAGTAG
- a CDS encoding aspartate/glutamate racemase family protein — translation MKTIGLIGGMSWESSLEYYRVMNQAVKAELGGLHSARILMNSVDFAPLRELMCAGDWAGVGNRLADAARTLESAGAELMVIGTNTMHKVADRVAEAVSVPLVHIADATAEAARAGGYARVALLGTIFTMEDDFYVGRLQDHGFEVLVPEAGDRKLVDRVIFDELCRGEFLDGSRAEFLRIIEELAARGAEAVILGCTEIGLLVRPGDTDVPTLDTCRIHAETVVRAALD, via the coding sequence ATGAAGACCATCGGACTCATCGGCGGCATGAGCTGGGAATCCTCCCTGGAATACTACCGGGTCATGAACCAGGCGGTGAAGGCGGAGCTGGGCGGCCTGCATTCGGCCCGCATCCTCATGAACTCCGTGGACTTCGCCCCCCTGCGCGAACTGATGTGCGCGGGCGACTGGGCGGGGGTGGGCAATCGGCTGGCCGACGCGGCCCGCACCCTGGAGTCGGCCGGGGCCGAACTCATGGTCATCGGCACCAACACCATGCACAAGGTGGCCGACCGGGTGGCCGAGGCGGTCTCCGTGCCCCTGGTGCACATCGCCGACGCCACGGCCGAGGCCGCCCGCGCGGGCGGCTATGCCAGGGTCGCCCTGCTCGGGACCATCTTCACCATGGAGGACGATTTTTACGTGGGGCGTCTCCAGGACCACGGCTTCGAGGTCCTGGTGCCCGAGGCCGGGGACCGCAAACTCGTGGACCGGGTCATCTTCGACGAGCTGTGCCGGGGCGAGTTCCTGGACGGCTCACGCGCCGAGTTCCTGCGCATTATCGAGGAACTGGCCGCGCGCGGGGCCGAGGCGGTCATCCTCGGCTGCACCGAGATCGGCCTGCTGGTCCGGCCCGGCGACACCGACGTGCCCACCCTGGACACCTGCCGCATCCACGCCGAGACCGTGGTCCGGGCGGCCCTGGACTGA
- a CDS encoding response regulator, whose product MAKILIAEDDRISQKLAVKIVEELGHTAFVSPHGRHAYESLMANNDFELLLTDIMMPEMDGQQLIKTLRGDQQFDDLPIIIMSAVVGINDISNLLKLGATLFLAKPLEREELQDYITRCLGPGKTCRN is encoded by the coding sequence ATGGCCAAGATACTGATCGCCGAGGACGACCGCATTTCCCAGAAACTCGCCGTCAAGATCGTCGAGGAACTCGGGCACACGGCCTTTGTCAGCCCGCACGGCAGGCACGCCTATGAATCCCTCATGGCCAACAACGACTTCGAGCTGCTCCTGACCGACATCATGATGCCCGAGATGGACGGCCAGCAACTGATCAAGACACTGCGCGGCGACCAGCAGTTCGACGACCTGCCGATCATCATCATGTCCGCCGTGGTCGGCATCAACGACATCTCCAACCTGCTCAAGCTCGGGGCCACCCTGTTCCTGGCCAAGCCCCTGGAGCGCGAGGAGCTTCAGGACTACATCACCCGCTGCCTGGGGCCAGGCAAGACCTGCCGCAACTGA
- a CDS encoding ArsR/SmtB family transcription factor has product MKETEDAMQTNPTARTDDETFLADVCKGLAHPARVSILRRLLAEDRCVCGRLVEGLPLAQSTVSQHLKILKNAGLVRGEVEGPRTCYCIDRETLARFAPLVRSLLRAGLAKEAS; this is encoded by the coding sequence ATGAAAGAGACTGAAGACGCCATGCAGACCAACCCCACGGCCCGGACCGACGACGAGACGTTCCTTGCCGACGTGTGCAAGGGGTTGGCCCATCCGGCGCGCGTCAGCATCCTCCGGCGACTGCTTGCCGAGGACCGCTGCGTCTGCGGCCGCCTGGTCGAAGGGCTGCCCCTGGCCCAGTCCACGGTCAGTCAGCATCTCAAGATTCTCAAGAATGCCGGTCTGGTGCGCGGTGAGGTGGAAGGTCCCAGGACCTGCTATTGCATCGACCGCGAGACCCTGGCCCGCTTTGCCCCCCTCGTCCGCTCCCTGCTTCGCGCAGGACTCGCCAAGGAGGCGTCATGA
- a CDS encoding AzlC family ABC transporter permease produces the protein MTTQALAGEQPGSPMLSAARQVAPIVMGYLPVGAAYGVLAQQAGLSLLNTVLMSVLVYAGSAQLIAVAMFAAGLNPVSIIATTFVVNLRHLLMSASLAPNLKSWNKWELALFAYEVTDESFAVHSVRFARGDLNKTTCFGINGLAQVSWVLASFAGYFAGASIPSVEPLGIDYALPAMFIALLVMQMKNGLHVLVAGFSGLLALVLNQAGAAQWSVILATVIGATFGAGVESWTRK, from the coding sequence ATGACCACCCAAGCCCTTGCCGGGGAGCAGCCCGGCTCGCCCATGCTGTCCGCCGCCCGCCAGGTGGCGCCCATCGTCATGGGCTACCTGCCCGTGGGCGCGGCCTACGGCGTCCTGGCCCAGCAAGCCGGACTGTCCCTGCTCAACACCGTGCTCATGTCGGTCCTGGTCTACGCCGGGTCCGCCCAGCTCATCGCCGTGGCCATGTTCGCGGCGGGCCTCAACCCGGTGTCCATCATCGCCACCACCTTCGTGGTCAACCTGCGCCACCTGCTCATGAGCGCCTCGCTCGCCCCGAACCTCAAGTCCTGGAACAAGTGGGAGCTGGCCCTGTTCGCCTACGAGGTCACGGACGAGTCCTTCGCCGTGCACTCGGTGCGCTTCGCGCGCGGCGACCTGAACAAGACCACCTGCTTTGGCATCAACGGCCTGGCCCAGGTCTCCTGGGTGCTGGCCTCGTTCGCGGGCTATTTCGCCGGGGCGTCCATCCCGAGCGTGGAGCCGCTGGGCATCGACTACGCCCTGCCCGCCATGTTCATCGCCCTCCTGGTCATGCAGATGAAGAACGGCCTGCACGTCCTGGTGGCCGGGTTCAGCGGGCTGCTCGCCCTGGTCCTGAACCAGGCGGGCGCGGCCCAGTGGTCGGTCATCCTGGCCACGGTCATCGGCGCAACCTTCGGCGCGGGAGTGGAATCATGGACCAGAAAATAG